DNA from Synechococcus elongatus PCC 6301:
ATTCAGGCGGCCGAGCGATCGCTCCAGTCGCTAGAACCGTAACAAGGAGGTGGCATGCTGCGATCGCTATTGCGAGGACTTCGCCGTCGTTGGTCTTGGCATCAACCCGCTTGGCGCGCCCGGTTTTACCAGTGGCTCTACCCGCAGATTCAGGCCGATCGTGTCGGCCGCCACCTGCAGCTCAGCGGTGAGGAGCGGATTTGGATTGCCCCGGGCTGCATCATTCACGATGAGGTAGAGCTCGTTGCAAAAGCAGGAGCCCGTATTCGCATTGGCCCAGGCTGCACCCTCTATCCGCGCACTAAACTCTTGGCCTATTCAGGCGATCTCGTGCTGGAAGGGGATGTCTCGGTGAACTCCTTCGCGATCGTGTTTGCCAACAGCGGAACTAGCATTGGACGCATGACCCGCATCGCCTCTCATGCAGTCATCAACCCGACAGAGCATCGCTACGATGATCCCACCCGCCCA
Protein-coding regions in this window:
- a CDS encoding acyltransferase, with the protein product MLRSLLRGLRRRWSWHQPAWRARFYQWLYPQIQADRVGRHLQLSGEERIWIAPGCIIHDEVELVAKAGARIRIGPGCTLYPRTKLLAYSGDLVLEGDVSVNSFAIVFANSGTSIGRMTRIASHAVINPTEHRYDDPTRPIDDQPISNRPVQIGADCWICTAAIVRGGTQLGDGSIVGAQALTRGSYPAGSVLVGSPARILKQRTVLADPTQQQTSLAIEHQDAL